Below is a genomic region from Flavobacterium ginsengisoli.
TTTTATGTTAAATGGCGAAAATTGCTTTGTCAAGTTCTTGGTAATCTACTGTTTGTTTAGAATCATGGATTTAGTAGGTAATATTTGTGTCGCCAAAGTAGGACATACAATTCTATCTATTAAATCTTGCTATGGCGCCAAAAATAATTTCATCTGTTTATTGCCAGATGATGTTATTGTTGAAATGAAAACCTCTCCAGATTGTCCACAGGTGCTGTTTAGCAGAATAAAAAATAGAATGGTAAGCGTCTATTTTTCATAGGTTCCATTTTTTAATCCTCAAGTATCAGTAATACTTGAGGATTTTATATATAGGCTATTGTTTTATCATCAAATATTTACCGCCTTTTATAATTGCTGGCTTTGGTTTTGGCTGGCCTTCCCTAACAGCCATTGGTCCCGTATACCAAATTTCTGCGATAATTGCAGGTTTTCCATTGACAGTAGTTTTTCTTATATCAATTTCTCCTACTTGAGGAGACAGTTCATCACTAAAACCTAGTCTAAGGCGTTTTTCATCTGTTGAGCAATCATCGCAGCCTAATACAGTACCTGTCAGAACCCTTTTGCCACTTATATTATTACTGTTGCTTGTCGGAGTTAATCTACTTAATGTGTTGACTTTTTCAATTCCATTTTCAATTAATTGGTATTCTCCAACAATTAAGTCTTCATAATAAGCACCATTCATAGAAGTCTTTATATTTTTCTGGAGTTTTATTTTCAAGGATGTATTGCCATTGGTATACACATAAGTGCCATCATACCCGTTTAACACATTTTTTGTATCTTTATAATATGCGCCTCTTATGCCGACAAATCCTTCTTTTGGTGTTGTTATGTCTAATATCTGACTTTGTCCCGAACAGCTATTTAAAAAATAAAAAATACTGCTAAAAAATTAATATAGTTTTTCATAATCATTTTATTATTGTTAAGTACAAGGTACAAGATTTGCTTTTTTTGTAGTTGGATTAAGTTCTAATTTGCTCCATTTAGTCAATAATGGATCTGCTTTATAAATGGATATGCCAAAAGCGCCAAATTGTTTGAGAAAACTTTCTTCTAAGGCTCCTCCGCTTTCATCATATAATACAGCCTGTTCATCATGTATTTTTTTTAATTTTTCTTTTTCTGACTTATCATTTAAATTTGGATTATTCCAGACTGAATTTACCTTACTGTCTAATAACGCAAAATCGTTAACTTTTATAGAATAAGTATTTACATTCCCGGCTTTATCTTTGGCGACCATTATACAAAAAACATCTTCTTTTCTGCTTGGAGATGCATCATTATAAGCATTTCTTAAAAATTTTACATCTCCAAAAGAAAACATTGCATAGCCATTTTTTGGGTGAGAATGTGCTCCACCAATATATGAAGAGCCTGTTGATAATGGAACTGAAAATTCATCTAGTGATGATATCTGATTATACTCATACCTGTAAGTCCCATCTGGATTCATGAGTTTTTTTACTTCAACACCGTGTTCCAATCTATTGACAGAAGCCATTACTTTTCCCTTTAACCAATCAATACTAGGTTTCATATTTCCTGTTTTTGTAACGTCTA
It encodes:
- a CDS encoding DUF6705 family protein yields the protein MFYFLNSCSGQSQILDITTPKEGFVGIRGAYYKDTKNVLNGYDGTYVYTNGNTSLKIKLQKNIKTSMNGAYYEDLIVGEYQLIENGIEKVNTLSRLTPTSNSNNISGKRVLTGTVLGCDDCSTDEKRLRLGFSDELSPQVGEIDIRKTTVNGKPAIIAEIWYTGPMAVREGQPKPKPAIIKGGKYLMIKQ